In Sorghum bicolor cultivar BTx623 chromosome 10, Sorghum_bicolor_NCBIv3, whole genome shotgun sequence, one genomic interval encodes:
- the LOC8063803 gene encoding uncharacterized protein LOC8063803: MRARAQDVISIGGSSEITPPAPHTMCASDALQLWEARVKASEQAAMIGKLNQELHLVKAWNTQWQKELRAAGAKHAAETAKLIAHLRAAKDRNNHLNEELVRLEKEYVAERDQLMGQLRTASVQVARLQAASVEVAQLKEEHAVKSAQLKEELAAAVKQLKEELADDAEQLKHEGYTMGASDMRDLALAMCKGVISPDELKVELLLDHSHLIQGASPVAVEDQ; the protein is encoded by the coding sequence ATGAGAGCTCGAGCTCAAGATGTTATTAGTATCGGAGGCAGCAGCGAAATCACCCCGCCGGCGCCGCACACGATGTGTGCTAGCGATGCTCTGCAGTTGTGGGAGGCCAGAGTCAAAGCTAGCGAGCAGGCGGCCATGATTGGGAAGCTAAATCAGGAGCTGCACCTGGTGAAAGCCTGGAACACTCAATGGCAAAAGGAGCTGAGGGCTGCCGGAGCCAAGCACGCCGCCGAGACCGCCAAGCTCATCGCCCACCTCCGTGCAGCCAAGGACCGCAACAACCATCTGAATGAGGAGCTCGTTCGGCTCGAGAAAGAGTATGTCGCCGAGCGTGACCAGCTCATGGGTCAGCTGCGCACGGCCAGTGTTCAAGTCGCGCGGCTCCAGGCAGCCAGTGTTGAAGTCGCGCAGCTCAAGGAAGAGCATGCCGTCAAGAGCGCCCAGCTGAAGGAGGAGCTTGCGGCCGCGGTAAAACAGCTGAAGGAGGAACTCGCGGACGACGCAGAACAGCTCAAGCACGAGGGCTACACCATGGGCGCGAGCGATATGAGGGACCTCGCCCTCGCCATGTGCAAGGGCGTCATCAGTCCTGATGAGCTGAAGGTCGAGCTGCTACTTGACCACAGCCATCTGATTCAGGGAGCCTCTCCAGTGGCAGTGGAGGATCAGTGA